ACGAGGGCCGCATCGCGGGCGACTCCAGCGGCGACAACACGGACGGCGACACCAACGTGGTGCCGCGCATGGGCCGCGAGAAGCTGATCGAGGGCTACCGCCGCATCCTGGCCACGATCTACGAGCCCAGGCATTACTACCGCCGCATCAACACCTTCCTCGCGGGCTACAACCCCACGGCGCGCGGCCGCATCGCCTGGCGCGACGTGCGGGCCTTCACGCGCAGCGCCTGGAGCATCGGCGTGCTCTCGCGCGCCCGCTTCGCCTACTGGAAGCTCATGCTGCGCACGGCGCTGACCAGGCGCCGCGCCCTGCCCGTGGCCGTGGAGCTGGCCATACTGGGCCAGCACTTCCAGCGCGTGGCGCGCGCGGCCGTGGCCGGGACGGTCTGCGCCGACCCCGCCCACCCGGGCCGGGCGCGGGCGTAAGGGGCGGGGCCTGATCGGAGCCGGGCAAAGGCGCCCGGCGCGTGGCACGGCCAGAAACGTCTGAGTCGGCTCAGTTCCTGAGGCGCGAAAAGACCGCAAGCTGGTTGGCGCCGCAGAGAAAGCGCCCGTACGAGGCCAGCCGCAGGCCCGCGGCCGCGCCGAGCGAGCGCAGGGCCCGCCGCCCCAGCAGTTCGTCGTGCTCCTCGCTGGCGTGGCGCGAAAAGAGACCGACCGAGGCTCCAAGCGTGTGCACCAGGCCCGTGGCCGGATGGGGGGTGGTCAGGATCAGGCGGGCCGCGGGATCATCCGTCATGCGTTGCGCGAGATCGCGCAGGGTCGCGGCCGGATCGTCCAAGTGCTCGATCACGGCGAGCATGACGATGGTATCGAACCGCTTGTCCGGAGGCGGCGCTTCAGGGAAAAAGACGTGAGCCGGGTAGTTCGCCCTGGCCTTGCGCAGCGATTCGGCATCGACGTCCACGCCGGTGTACCGCTCCGGCGGCACGAAACGCGCGAGCGATCCTCCGCCGCAGCCAAAATCGAGCACATGCCCCCGCAGATGGGGCCGCGCCGCGGCGAGGCGCCTGCGGCACAGATACGGCGAGAGCAAACCTTCCCTGGCCTGGTCCGCCATGCCAGCTCTCCTGTCCGGGACGCGGCGTGCCGATGATGCGCGGTCCGGACATCGTGCGCCCCCGCATCGGCGCTCCCGAGAGCGGAGATGCGCCGCAAGGGGACGAACCCGAATTCCAGGCAGCCCTCCGGAGCAGGGGGTCGGCCTCGAATTCTATCTATCGATGGATATGCCGCTCCAGGAAACCTGGCAAGTGGAAGATAGATCGGCGGGGAGGAAGGTCGCCCTTCCTCCCCGCCGTCGTATGGTGGGTGTGGAGATGCCGTATGCGGTGCGCGGGCGCTAGCCGACCAGGCTCTGCTTGCCCGCGATGAGATCCGGGATGACCGACGGATCGGCCAGGGTCGAGGTGTCGCCGAAGTCCTCGGCGCCGGTGGAGCCCGCCGCGATCTTGCGCAGCACGCGGCGCATGATCTTGCCCGAGCGGGTCTTGGGCAGGCCGTCCGCGAACTGGATGACCTCCGGGCTCGCGATGGGGCCGATCTCGTGGCGCACCCAGTTCTTGAGCGCCTTGCGCAGCTCCTCGGACTCGTCCACGCCCGCCTTCAGCGTCACGTAGGCGTAGATGCCCTGGCCCTTGATCTCGTGGGGCATGCCCACGACCGCGGCCTCGGCCACGGCCTCGTGCGCCACCAGGGCGGACTCGATCTCGGCCGTGCCCATGCGGTGGCCGGAGACGTTGATCACGTCGTCCAGGCGGCCCATGATCCAGAAGTAGCCCTCGGAATCCATGCGCGCGCCGTCGCCGGACTCGTACATGCCCGCGAAGCGGTCGAAGTAGGTCTTCTTGAAGCGCTCGGGGTCGCCGAAGACGCCGCGCAGCATGCCGGGCCAGGGCCGCTTGATGACCAGGTGGCCGCCCTCGTCCGGTCCCGCGTCCGAGCCGTCCGCGCGCACGATGGCCGCGGCCACGCCGGGCAGCGGCCTGGTGGCCGAGCCGGGCTTCAGCGTCGTGGCGTACGGCAGGGCGCTGATCATGATGCCGCCGGTCTCGGTCTGCCACCAGGTGTCCATGATGGGCAGCTTCTTCTTGCCCACGTGGTCGTGGTACCACATCCAGGCCTCGGGGTTGATGGGCTCGCCCACGCTGCCGAGCACGCGAAGGCTCGAAAGGTCGTGCGGGTCGATCCACTGCGCGCCTTCGCGCATGAGCGCGCGGATGACCGTGGGCGCGGTGTAGAAGATGTTGACCTTGAACTTGTCCACGATGCGCCAGAAGCGGTCGGGCTTGGGCCACGAGGGCACGCCCTCGAACATGAGCGAGGTGGCGCCGAGCGCGAGCGGGCCGTAGACGATGTAGGAGTGGCCGGTGATCCAGCCGCAGTCCGCGGTGCACCAGTAGACGTCGTCGTCGTGCACGTCGAAGACCAGCTGGGTGGTGTGCGCGGCGTAGGTCAGGTAGCCGCCCGTGGTGTGCACCACGCCCTTGGGCTTGCCCGTGGAGCCGGAGGTGTAGAGGATGAACAGGGTGTCCTCTGCGTCCATGGGCTCGCAGGGGCACTCGCCCTTCACGTCGTCCGCGGCCATCAGCTCGTGCCACCAGACGTCGCGGCCCTCGACCATCTTGACCTCGTTGCCCGCGCGGCGGACCACCACGCACTGCTCCACGCTCGGGCAGGTGGCCAGGGCCTCGTCGGCGTTGGGCTTCAGCGGAATGGTGCGGCCCGCGCGCAGCACGGCGTCGGCCGTGATCAGCACCTTGGCGGAGCTGTCGTGCACGCGGCTTTGCAGCGAGAGCGCGGAGAAGCCCGCGAAGACCACGGAGTGCATGGCCCCGATGCGCGCGCAGGCGAGCATGGCGATGGCCAGCTCCGGGATCATGGGCAGGTAGATGGAGACGCTGTCGCCCTTCTTCACGCCCATCTTGCGCAGCACGTTGGCGAAGCGGCAGACCTCGGTGTGCAGCATCTGGTAGGTGTAGACCTTCACGTCCTCCTCGGGCTCGCCCTGCCAGACGAGCGCGGCCTTGTTGCGGCGGCCGTCCGTCAGGTGGCGGTCGAGGCAGTTGTGGGCCACGTTCAGCTTGCCGCCCACGTACCATTTGATCTCGGGCTTGTGGAAATCGTAGTCCAGGGTGCGGGTGAAGGGCTCGAACCAGTCGAGGAGCTCGCGGCCGCGTTCGGCCCAGAAGCCCTCGGGGTCCTTCTCCGCCTTCTCGTACAGGGCCTCGGCCGCGGCCGCGCCGCCGACCCACGCGTTCTCGCGCCCCTTCTCGGGCGGTTCGAAAAGGCGCTGCTCGTGCATCATGCTCTCGATCTTTTCTTCCTGACTCATTCCACACCTCGCGCTGGATTTCTGTCTGGCCAAAGCCCGGCCCGGGGCCTGTTCCCGGTGCGCCGCCGTGCGGGGCGCCGCATCGCGGGGCGGCGGGGGGGCCGGTAGAGGTTTCCGAATGTCAAGCCTATACCGAAGGAGGAATTACATTCCAGCGCTTTTTTTGGTAAACGGTCGAAAAGCGGCCCGTGAACGGTAAACGGTCGCAACCGCCGGTCGCATCCGCCCGGCCGCAACCGCCCGGCCGCAGCAGCCGGACGAGCCAGGCCCGCAGGGGCCGCAGGAGCGCCAATGAGCCTGAGCAACCTCGACGCCCTCTTCAAGCCGAGCTCCATCGCGGTCATCGGCGCCTCCAACGAGCCCGGCAGCGCGGGCTTCCTGGCCATGCGCAACCTCATCTCCGGGGGCTTCAAGGGGCCGGTCATGCCGGTCACGCGCACGGCCACGGCGGTTTCGGGCGTGCTGACCTACGGCAGCGTGGAAGAGCTGCCCGTGACCCCGGACCTGGCGCTCATCTGCGCGCCCGCGGCCCAGGCCCCGGGGCTTCTGCGCCGCCTGGGCGACAAGGGCACGCGCGGGGCCGTGCTGCTCGGCCCGGGGCTCAGCGGCGTCACGGCCCAGGCGCGCGAGACGCTGCGCGCGGACATCCGCGCCGCGGCCGGGGAATACGGCATCCGCGTGCTCGGCCCGGGGTGCCTGGGGCTCATGGTGCCGGGCTCCGGGCTCAACGCCTCCCTCTCCGACACCGAGGCCAAGCCCGGCCGCATCGCCTTCGTCACCCAGTCGGACTCGCTCTTCACCATGGTCCTCGACTGGGCGCACGCCAACCAGATAGGCTTCTCGCACTTCATCTCCATCGGCGACCAGGTGGACGTGGACTTCGCGGACGTGCTCGACTGGCTCGGCTCCGACCAGAACGTGCGCTCCATCCTGCTCTACGTGGAGGCGCTTTCCGGCGCGCGGCGCTTCATGTCCGCTGCCCGGGCCAGCGCCCGCAACAAGCCGCTCCTGGTGATGAAGCCCGAGGACGTCTTCGAGCAGGCGCTCTCCGAGGAGACCTGCCTCTTCAGCCTGGACGACGAGTCCGACGCCATCTACGACGTGGGCTTCCGGCGCGCAGGCATCGTGCGCGTGCGCGACATCGACTCCCTGTTCGACGGCGCGCGCACCCTGGCCCGCTCCCAGCCGCTTTTGGGCGACGCCATGGCCGTGCTGACCAACGGTCGCTCCGTGGGGCTCATGGCCGCGGACAGCTGCCTCAAGGGCGGGGCGGAGCTCGCCTGCCTGCTGCCCGAGACCTCCGCCGCGCTGGAGCAGACCGCCAAGAAGGCGCACTCCGGCGAGAACCCGGTGGTGCTCTCCTACAACGCGGACGCGCGCGTCTACGCCGACGCGCTCTCCCAGCTCATCAAGGACAAGAACGTGCACGCTGTGCTCGTGGCCCACGTGCCCTTCGCCGGGGTGCAGGAGGAGGACACGGCGCGCGCCGTGGCCGAGATAGCCGCGCGCACCAAGCGCACGGTGCTCACCTGCTGGACCGGGGCGGAGCGCTCGCGCGAGGCGCGGCGCATCTTCCAGGAGGCGGGCGTGCCCACCTTCGAGACCACGGACCAGGCCATGCACGCCTTCCTGCACATGGTGGCCTACCGGCGCAACCAGGAAATGCTCATGGAGACGCCGGACTCCCTGCCGCGCGACTTCTTCCCGGACACGCAGAAGGCGCGCGAGGTGGTCAGGGCGGCCCTGGACGAGAACCGCACGCGCCTCACCGACCCCGAGGCCCGCGACGTGATGACCGCCTACGGCGTGCCCATCGTGGAGACCCGGGTGGTCACCAGCGCGCGAGAGGCCGTGCACGCGGCCGAGGAGTTGGGCTATCCCGTGGCCCTCAAGGTGCGCTCGCCCGAGATCAAGCAGCCCTACGAGGTGGGCGGCGTGACGCTGGACCTGGAGACGCCGGAGCAGGTCTGGGACGCGGCCGCGCACGTGGCGCACCGCCTGCACCGCCATGCGCCGAACGCGCACATCAGCGGCTACACCGTGCAGCAGATGGGCCGCAGGCCCGGCGCGCACGAGCTTTACGTGGGCATGTACGCGGACCCGGTCTTCGGCCCCATCATCCGCTTCGGACACGGCGGGCTGGCCTCGCGCGTGATTCAGGATTTCGCCGTGGCCCTGCCGCCCCTGAACATGGCCCTGGCCCAGGAGCTCATCGACCGCACGCGCATCTCGCGCCTGCTGAAGACCCCGGGCGCCACCCACCAGGTGGACCTGGACGACGTCTGCCTGACCCTCATCCAGGTAACGCAGCTGATCATCGACGTGCCGCAGATAACCGCGCTCGAGGTCAACCCGCTGTTCGCGGACGAAAAGGGCGTGCTGGCGCTCTCCGCGCGCATCTGGATCGGCCCGTACGAGGGCGAGGGGCCGGACAGGCTGGCCATCCGCCCCTACCCGAGCGAGCTCGAGGAGTGCGTGAAGCTGAAGAACGGGGACAAGGTGACGCTTCGGCCCATCCGGCCGGAGGACGCGCCCGCGCACCTGGACTTCGTGCGCGGCCTGGACAAGGACGACCTGCGCCTGCGCTTCTTCGGCACGGTGCAGGAGTTCGAGTTCTCGGACATGCCCAAGTTCACGCAGATCGACTACGACCGCGAGATGGCCTTCATCGCCACCACCGAGATCCGCGGCACGCCCAAGACCCTGGGCGTGGTGCGCGCGAGCACGAGCCCGGACAACCAGGAGGCCGAGTTCGCCATCATCGTGGACACCACCATGAAGGGCCAGGGCCTCGGCTCCCTCCTCCTCGCCAAGATGATCCGCTACGTGAAATCCCGCGGCACCACCTGGCTCACCGCCGAAACCCTGCCCGAAAACAAGGGCATGATCGGCCTGGCCAAGAAGTTCGGCTTCGAGGTCGAAGTGCTGTACGAGGATGATCTGGTGAAGATGCGACTGCGGATGAACTAGGGGAATTAACGTAACGACTTAGGTCTTTTGCCTAAAGATCAATAGCAGATAACAGCTTTTCATATTGAATACCATAAAAAGATAGGCTATAATTCTCTTCAAAAAATAGGGGGGGAACGATGCCTCACTTAAAAAAACTTTCTGTTGCTGCAATAAATGTCACAACTGAACCTCCTCATCATCCATCCAGATACTTAGAATTATTCGAGCTCATTCGCGGCATCCAGCCGGCTCTAAGCGGGGGAGTCCATGGTGATCGGCGAATGATGTTGCACTATTTTGCTGAAACCGAGGGAATAATCAAAGGAGCATTCGCGACCTACACCCAGATAGACCCTGAATCACCATGGTGGGATGCAGAAAATCATTCTGCTATTTTAGATAACCATGGACGGCCTGTTCCTCAGGTAAAATTGAACCTCGGACCTAATTTTAGGGATGTAAATTTTATATTTTATTCTGCTGGCCACAAATTATTCATCGACACTTCAAACATTAGCCCTTTGCAATTTGCGCGTGCTTTCTCAGAGATCGCAAATTCAATCGATCTTTTCGAAAAAATGGGAAGAATTGGCGTAACTGTTGAACCAGCCAGGGACTTAATAGATAGGATTGTCAGCTTTCCGTATAAACAGAAAATTACCATAAACTTTATCATGCCAAATCCTGATATAACAAATCAGAGTGAAGAAAGGATAGTAGAGAGATTTCAAAAAATGAATGCGTCCAGGACAAATCAAACATACAATGCCATAAAAGGCACTGTCATATCTCCCGATGAGGAGCTTAATGCCCTTATGGAAATGGCAAGTTCAAATGGGCATGTTGAAGTCAGTGGGAAAGATGGAGAGAACCGTCTAGTCACACTCTCGTCCAAAGACTACCCTTTAAAAGAAGTAGCGCAGTATTCTGATGCCCTAGATTATTGGAGTAAATTGCAAACTCTCGCTGAGAGCCTGTGGAACAGGCTCATAAATCGAAAAAAACACTGATAGATCATATACCATGACAAATAAGAGTGAATTCTTCCATTACCTAAGAGCATATGGAGGAATAAAGGCACTTTTAAAATCATCATATGTTTGGTTTTCGTGTTTGATAACCATTGTTATATACGATTTTGTCGACGGATGGAAATGGTATAAATCAGCACTGTC
This genomic window from Desulfovibrio sp. X2 contains:
- a CDS encoding DUF4747 family protein; its protein translation is MPHLKKLSVAAINVTTEPPHHPSRYLELFELIRGIQPALSGGVHGDRRMMLHYFAETEGIIKGAFATYTQIDPESPWWDAENHSAILDNHGRPVPQVKLNLGPNFRDVNFIFYSAGHKLFIDTSNISPLQFARAFSEIANSIDLFEKMGRIGVTVEPARDLIDRIVSFPYKQKITINFIMPNPDITNQSEERIVERFQKMNASRTNQTYNAIKGTVISPDEELNALMEMASSNGHVEVSGKDGENRLVTLSSKDYPLKEVAQYSDALDYWSKLQTLAESLWNRLINRKKH
- the acs gene encoding acetate--CoA ligase codes for the protein MSQEEKIESMMHEQRLFEPPEKGRENAWVGGAAAAEALYEKAEKDPEGFWAERGRELLDWFEPFTRTLDYDFHKPEIKWYVGGKLNVAHNCLDRHLTDGRRNKAALVWQGEPEEDVKVYTYQMLHTEVCRFANVLRKMGVKKGDSVSIYLPMIPELAIAMLACARIGAMHSVVFAGFSALSLQSRVHDSSAKVLITADAVLRAGRTIPLKPNADEALATCPSVEQCVVVRRAGNEVKMVEGRDVWWHELMAADDVKGECPCEPMDAEDTLFILYTSGSTGKPKGVVHTTGGYLTYAAHTTQLVFDVHDDDVYWCTADCGWITGHSYIVYGPLALGATSLMFEGVPSWPKPDRFWRIVDKFKVNIFYTAPTVIRALMREGAQWIDPHDLSSLRVLGSVGEPINPEAWMWYHDHVGKKKLPIMDTWWQTETGGIMISALPYATTLKPGSATRPLPGVAAAIVRADGSDAGPDEGGHLVIKRPWPGMLRGVFGDPERFKKTYFDRFAGMYESGDGARMDSEGYFWIMGRLDDVINVSGHRMGTAEIESALVAHEAVAEAAVVGMPHEIKGQGIYAYVTLKAGVDESEELRKALKNWVRHEIGPIASPEVIQFADGLPKTRSGKIMRRVLRKIAAGSTGAEDFGDTSTLADPSVIPDLIAGKQSLVG
- a CDS encoding bifunctional 2-polyprenyl-6-hydroxyphenol methylase/3-demethylubiquinol 3-O-methyltransferase UbiG, whose product is MADQAREGLLSPYLCRRRLAAARPHLRGHVLDFGCGGGSLARFVPPERYTGVDVDAESLRKARANYPAHVFFPEAPPPDKRFDTIVMLAVIEHLDDPAATLRDLAQRMTDDPAARLILTTPHPATGLVHTLGASVGLFSRHASEEHDELLGRRALRSLGAAAGLRLASYGRFLCGANQLAVFSRLRN
- a CDS encoding bifunctional acetate--CoA ligase family protein/GNAT family N-acetyltransferase, with translation MSLSNLDALFKPSSIAVIGASNEPGSAGFLAMRNLISGGFKGPVMPVTRTATAVSGVLTYGSVEELPVTPDLALICAPAAQAPGLLRRLGDKGTRGAVLLGPGLSGVTAQARETLRADIRAAAGEYGIRVLGPGCLGLMVPGSGLNASLSDTEAKPGRIAFVTQSDSLFTMVLDWAHANQIGFSHFISIGDQVDVDFADVLDWLGSDQNVRSILLYVEALSGARRFMSAARASARNKPLLVMKPEDVFEQALSEETCLFSLDDESDAIYDVGFRRAGIVRVRDIDSLFDGARTLARSQPLLGDAMAVLTNGRSVGLMAADSCLKGGAELACLLPETSAALEQTAKKAHSGENPVVLSYNADARVYADALSQLIKDKNVHAVLVAHVPFAGVQEEDTARAVAEIAARTKRTVLTCWTGAERSREARRIFQEAGVPTFETTDQAMHAFLHMVAYRRNQEMLMETPDSLPRDFFPDTQKAREVVRAALDENRTRLTDPEARDVMTAYGVPIVETRVVTSAREAVHAAEELGYPVALKVRSPEIKQPYEVGGVTLDLETPEQVWDAAAHVAHRLHRHAPNAHISGYTVQQMGRRPGAHELYVGMYADPVFGPIIRFGHGGLASRVIQDFAVALPPLNMALAQELIDRTRISRLLKTPGATHQVDLDDVCLTLIQVTQLIIDVPQITALEVNPLFADEKGVLALSARIWIGPYEGEGPDRLAIRPYPSELEECVKLKNGDKVTLRPIRPEDAPAHLDFVRGLDKDDLRLRFFGTVQEFEFSDMPKFTQIDYDREMAFIATTEIRGTPKTLGVVRASTSPDNQEAEFAIIVDTTMKGQGLGSLLLAKMIRYVKSRGTTWLTAETLPENKGMIGLAKKFGFEVEVLYEDDLVKMRLRMN